In a single window of the Flavivirga spongiicola genome:
- a CDS encoding GatB/YqeY domain-containing protein: MSLQQDVMSALKEAMKAKDQTALTALRAVKSAILLAQTESGAKEDLTEEQELKILQKQVKQRRDSAAIYIEQGREDLAAPELAEAEVIAQFLPEALTDEEIEKVVVMTIDRIGAEGMKDMGKVMGMVSKELAGQADGKTISNIVRQKLS, translated from the coding sequence ATGAGTTTACAACAAGATGTCATGTCAGCTTTAAAAGAAGCCATGAAAGCTAAAGATCAAACAGCTTTAACGGCTTTACGTGCCGTGAAATCTGCAATTTTGTTAGCACAAACTGAAAGCGGTGCAAAGGAAGATTTAACGGAAGAACAAGAGCTTAAAATACTTCAAAAACAAGTAAAACAGCGAAGAGATAGCGCTGCTATTTATATAGAACAAGGACGCGAAGATTTAGCCGCTCCAGAATTAGCAGAAGCAGAGGTTATTGCACAATTTTTACCAGAAGCTTTAACAGATGAAGAAATTGAGAAAGTAGTTGTTATGACTATTGATCGAATTGGAGCAGAAGGCATGAAAGATATGGGTAAGGTCATGGGTATGGTTAGTAAAGAATTAGCTGGACAAGCGGACGGTAAAACAATTTCTAATATTGTACGACAAAAATTAAGTTAA
- the ftsZ gene encoding cell division protein FtsZ, which produces MSSKEEFESIAFDLPKNQSNVIKVIGVGGGGSNAINHMFQQGIKGVDFYICNTDAQALQNSGVPNKIQLGLNLTEGLGAGANPDIGEQSAVESFDDISQMLDSNTKMVFITAGMGGGTGTGAAPIIAKMAKELDILTVGIVTMPFQFEGRMRIEQSQKGIEKLRDVVDSLIVINNNKLREVYGNLGFKAGFSKADEVLSTAARGIAEVITHHYTQNIDLRDAKTVLSNSGTAIMGSALASGQNRAQDAIRKALDSPLLNDNKITGAKNVLLLIVSGSHEITIDEIGEINDHIQTEAGHGANIIMGVGEDEALEESIAVTIIATGFNLEQQDEISNTETKKVVHSLSEDQDLNPKEKEPVIIAPVIELEEKKEVPIVRHTLDLETEEEENINFEKRSINKQKPVEPTENIDLIPTSEIIKNINVVYDEVAANIEEDEDFIIKPVTRMSDDVEDITDVEIISDYIEEEQQITLTFDLPLSSNNEETEEDEDVISHQLMDDDIKKIPVNDYVELIPVTETNEDGDIRYALDDYVELESSMNKKQPASNEVVEEVDNDMVFEKKITHEESTLKEEATEEIDPMNSPISELLKERAEERRLKMKDFNYKFNNAKIDDIEKVPAYKRQGVNLDEAKHSSETDMSRTSIGTDDNDDIQLRSNNSFLHDNVD; this is translated from the coding sequence ATGAGCAGCAAAGAAGAATTCGAAAGCATTGCATTTGATTTGCCTAAAAATCAGTCAAATGTTATTAAAGTTATTGGTGTTGGAGGAGGAGGCAGCAACGCCATTAATCACATGTTCCAACAAGGTATTAAAGGTGTTGATTTTTACATCTGTAATACCGATGCACAAGCACTTCAAAATAGTGGTGTCCCAAACAAAATCCAATTAGGACTCAACCTAACAGAAGGATTAGGTGCAGGGGCAAATCCAGATATAGGAGAACAATCGGCCGTTGAGAGTTTTGATGATATTTCTCAAATGTTGGATTCCAATACTAAAATGGTGTTTATAACTGCTGGCATGGGTGGTGGTACAGGAACAGGAGCTGCTCCCATTATTGCTAAAATGGCTAAAGAATTAGACATTTTAACAGTAGGTATAGTCACTATGCCATTTCAATTTGAAGGGAGAATGCGTATTGAACAATCTCAAAAGGGGATTGAAAAGTTAAGAGATGTTGTAGATTCTTTAATTGTAATAAATAACAATAAACTTCGTGAGGTTTATGGAAATCTTGGTTTTAAAGCAGGATTCTCTAAAGCAGATGAAGTGTTATCAACCGCTGCTCGTGGTATAGCTGAAGTTATTACACACCACTACACACAAAATATTGATTTACGTGATGCTAAAACAGTATTGAGTAATAGTGGAACTGCTATTATGGGATCTGCTTTGGCTTCAGGTCAAAATCGTGCTCAAGATGCTATTCGAAAAGCTTTAGATTCTCCATTACTAAACGATAATAAAATTACAGGTGCCAAAAATGTATTGTTATTGATCGTTTCGGGCTCTCACGAAATTACTATCGATGAAATAGGGGAAATCAATGATCATATTCAAACTGAAGCCGGTCATGGTGCAAATATTATTATGGGTGTTGGAGAAGATGAAGCGTTAGAAGAATCAATAGCAGTAACTATTATTGCTACTGGTTTTAATCTTGAACAACAAGACGAAATTTCTAATACCGAAACTAAAAAAGTAGTGCACTCGCTTAGCGAAGATCAAGATTTAAATCCAAAAGAAAAAGAACCCGTAATTATTGCTCCGGTAATCGAACTGGAAGAGAAGAAGGAAGTGCCAATTGTTCGTCATACTTTAGATTTAGAAACTGAAGAAGAGGAAAATATTAATTTTGAAAAACGTTCAATTAATAAACAAAAACCAGTTGAGCCAACTGAAAATATAGATTTAATACCAACATCAGAAATTATTAAAAATATCAATGTAGTATATGATGAGGTTGCGGCTAATATTGAAGAAGATGAAGATTTTATTATTAAGCCAGTTACAAGGATGTCTGATGATGTTGAAGATATTACTGATGTAGAAATTATTTCAGATTATATTGAAGAAGAGCAACAAATTACTTTGACCTTTGATTTGCCACTTTCGTCAAATAATGAAGAAACTGAAGAAGATGAAGACGTTATTTCTCATCAGTTAATGGATGATGACATAAAAAAAATACCAGTAAATGATTATGTAGAACTTATTCCGGTTACAGAAACTAATGAAGATGGAGATATTCGTTATGCGCTGGATGATTATGTTGAGCTTGAGTCTTCAATGAATAAAAAGCAACCTGCATCTAATGAAGTTGTGGAAGAAGTGGATAACGATATGGTGTTTGAAAAAAAGATCACGCATGAGGAGTCTACTTTAAAGGAAGAAGCTACTGAAGAAATAGACCCTATGAATAGCCCTATTTCTGAGCTGCTTAAGGAGCGCGCAGAAGAACGCAGACTCAAAATGAAGGACTTTAATTATAAATTCAACAATGCAAAAATCGATGATATAGAAAAGGTGCCTGCATATAAACGTCAAGGTGTTAACTTAGATGAAGCTAAGCATTCTTCAGAAACAGATATGTCTAGAACCAGTATTGGGACAGATGATAATGATGATATACAATTAAGAAGCAATAATTCGTTTTTACACGATAACGTAGATTAA
- a CDS encoding SusC/RagA family TonB-linked outer membrane protein codes for MEIKLKNKSLYFRKKLLLIIMRTFVFLCCITAFGFTPSDVLSQNTKIKIDIDNTLTVDEVFDLIMEQTDYKFIYQEGIFKDFPRVKVKKGIVSANKLLQKSLSSGNFNVVLSSNNTVVVKERRKQSIIKEQGIQVSGVVIDGNGQPLPGANILEKGTKNGTQSNFDGNFSLKITNDNAILVVSYLGFERQEVTIGNQTNITVVLKEDAASLDEVVVVGYGTVKKSDLTGAVGTIKEEEIQKQQVTRIDQALQGRLSGVQVSSIGGAPGSGTTIRIRGGNSINAGNEPLYVVDGFIGGGDLNTINPADIKSIEVLKDASSTAIYGSRGSNGVVLITTKRGKLNSVPQVTYDTNITISNPVKKLDLLSGREYAEFRNEYAIYNGVDPANVPFSDLNDIADTNWQDIMFTTGVVHNNNLSVTNGTETSNYYLGLNYLNDEGIIIGSGFKRYQLRFNIDQHLGNAFKIGASLTAARTNRDNRNASGYGILPTAPVYNDDGSFFSENQLNGFPFNNPLALEKLTLNETTGNRILGNIYAQVNLLKGLTFKSTFGFDLYTTKNNTYSSIDLPSNAFNNTGGIASVNTGFSTTIQNENTLNYDHTFNDDHNINVLAGYTYQNFKFEGLNAGTRGFSNDVSLFNALENGDQAQHSINSNESSWTLLSALFRVNYSYKGKYLLTLSGRNDGSSRLAEGNQWQFFPSVAIGWRLSDEAFIKDLDVFDNLKLRVSYGKSGSQSINPYATLASLQSGSTLIGGNEVTTFIPGGSANSSLGWEVTDQYNIGLEASFFNRGLNVEIDYYSKETTDLLLGRELPFQTGFGSRLENVGSLENKGIEFNINARIIRNENFNWQSTLTLASNKNKVTNLAGKDFLGNGTGSRLIVGESVGTFFGAKYLGVWQDGDAGIAGHLPGDPKFEDLDDNGIINVEDGQIIGNAIPDFYGGINNIFTYKDFTLTMFFDFSQGNDIYDLAGREFNTGFTTNVYGKYRNRWTPQNTGSNIPRAGSNFTNFFDSYAQQSDLVVSDGSYLRLKTLNLQYDIPLESKILKSLAVYATGTNLFTLTKYDGFTPDVNSAGTSATRRGFDSNVYPQSRSFTLGLRATF; via the coding sequence ATGGAAATTAAATTAAAAAATAAATCTCTCTATTTTAGAAAGAAACTACTACTAATTATTATGAGAACCTTTGTTTTCTTATGCTGTATAACAGCCTTTGGCTTTACGCCAAGTGACGTGTTATCACAAAACACTAAAATAAAAATAGATATAGATAATACTTTAACAGTAGATGAAGTCTTTGATCTAATTATGGAACAAACAGACTATAAATTCATTTATCAAGAAGGGATATTTAAAGATTTCCCAAGAGTAAAAGTAAAAAAGGGAATCGTATCAGCAAATAAATTATTACAAAAGAGTTTGTCAAGTGGCAATTTCAATGTTGTACTTTCTTCTAATAATACAGTTGTTGTAAAAGAAAGAAGAAAGCAAAGCATCATTAAGGAGCAAGGCATTCAAGTATCGGGTGTTGTTATTGATGGTAATGGGCAACCACTTCCAGGAGCTAATATTCTTGAAAAAGGAACAAAAAATGGTACGCAATCCAATTTTGACGGTAATTTTTCTTTAAAAATAACGAATGACAATGCTATACTTGTAGTGTCTTATTTAGGTTTTGAAAGACAAGAGGTTACTATTGGTAATCAAACCAACATAACTGTAGTCTTGAAAGAAGATGCTGCAAGTTTGGATGAGGTTGTCGTTGTTGGGTACGGAACTGTTAAAAAAAGTGATCTTACAGGAGCTGTAGGAACTATTAAAGAAGAAGAAATACAAAAACAGCAGGTAACTAGAATAGACCAAGCATTACAAGGTAGGCTTTCGGGAGTTCAAGTATCTTCAATAGGAGGAGCACCAGGATCAGGCACTACGATTAGAATACGTGGAGGAAATTCTATTAACGCGGGCAACGAACCTCTATATGTTGTAGATGGGTTTATTGGCGGAGGAGACTTAAACACCATAAACCCTGCAGATATTAAATCTATCGAAGTTCTAAAAGATGCTAGTTCTACAGCCATTTATGGTTCTAGGGGATCCAACGGGGTGGTATTGATTACCACTAAAAGAGGAAAACTAAATTCTGTGCCTCAAGTGACTTATGATACCAACATAACAATTAGTAACCCTGTAAAAAAATTGGATTTACTTAGTGGTAGAGAATATGCAGAATTTAGAAATGAATATGCTATTTATAATGGGGTAGATCCTGCAAATGTTCCATTTTCTGATCTCAACGATATTGCAGATACTAATTGGCAAGACATAATGTTTACAACTGGAGTTGTTCATAACAATAATCTAAGTGTCACCAATGGAACAGAGACTTCTAATTATTATCTAGGCTTAAATTATTTGAATGACGAAGGGATTATAATTGGCTCTGGATTTAAAAGGTATCAATTACGATTTAATATTGATCAACACTTAGGCAACGCATTTAAAATTGGGGCATCCCTAACGGCGGCACGTACAAATAGAGATAATCGTAACGCATCTGGTTATGGCATATTGCCAACAGCTCCAGTATACAATGACGATGGAAGCTTTTTTAGTGAGAACCAATTGAATGGATTTCCTTTCAACAATCCTCTAGCATTAGAAAAATTGACATTAAATGAAACCACTGGAAATAGAATACTTGGAAATATTTATGCTCAGGTAAACCTTTTAAAGGGATTAACATTTAAATCAACTTTCGGTTTTGATTTATATACAACTAAAAATAATACCTATAGTTCTATAGATTTGCCTTCCAATGCTTTTAATAATACAGGAGGTATTGCAAGTGTAAATACAGGTTTTTCTACAACTATTCAAAATGAAAATACATTAAATTACGATCATACATTTAACGATGACCATAATATAAATGTTTTAGCAGGATACACCTATCAGAATTTTAAATTTGAAGGGCTAAATGCAGGAACCCGTGGCTTCTCTAATGATGTGAGTTTGTTTAACGCTTTAGAAAATGGTGATCAGGCTCAACACTCTATAAATTCTAACGAAAGTAGTTGGACTTTGCTTTCGGCTCTTTTTAGGGTTAACTATTCCTATAAAGGAAAATATTTATTGACCTTATCCGGAAGAAATGATGGATCTTCAAGATTAGCTGAGGGGAATCAATGGCAATTCTTCCCATCAGTAGCCATAGGTTGGAGATTATCTGACGAGGCTTTTATAAAAGATTTAGATGTTTTTGATAACCTAAAATTAAGAGTGTCTTATGGTAAGTCTGGAAGTCAGTCCATTAATCCTTATGCAACTTTAGCTAGCTTACAGTCTGGTTCAACACTTATTGGTGGGAATGAAGTCACCACATTTATCCCTGGAGGTTCAGCCAATTCATCATTAGGATGGGAAGTTACAGATCAATATAATATAGGTTTAGAAGCTAGCTTTTTTAATAGAGGACTTAATGTAGAGATAGATTATTATAGTAAAGAAACCACAGACTTATTACTTGGTAGAGAGTTGCCTTTTCAAACAGGATTTGGATCACGTTTGGAGAATGTTGGGTCACTTGAAAATAAAGGGATTGAGTTTAATATAAATGCAAGAATAATTCGTAACGAAAACTTTAATTGGCAATCTACACTTACCCTTGCTTCAAATAAGAACAAAGTCACCAATTTAGCAGGAAAAGACTTTTTAGGAAATGGGACAGGATCAAGGCTTATTGTTGGTGAATCTGTAGGTACATTTTTTGGAGCCAAATATTTAGGTGTATGGCAAGATGGCGATGCTGGAATAGCAGGACATTTACCAGGAGATCCTAAGTTTGAAGATTTAGATGATAATGGGATAATAAATGTGGAAGATGGTCAAATAATTGGTAATGCTATTCCCGATTTTTATGGAGGAATAAACAATATATTTACTTATAAAGATTTTACTCTAACTATGTTTTTTGACTTTAGTCAAGGAAATGATATTTATGACTTGGCCGGTAGGGAATTTAACACTGGGTTTACTACCAATGTGTATGGTAAATATAGAAACCGTTGGACACCGCAGAATACTGGCTCAAATATTCCGAGAGCAGGAAGTAATTTTACCAATTTTTTTGACAGTTATGCACAGCAGAGTGATTTGGTAGTATCTGATGGTTCTTATTTAAGGTTAAAAACTCTTAACCTGCAATATGATATTCCGCTTGAAAGTAAGATTCTTAAAAGTTTAGCAGTTTACGCTACGGGAACTAATTTATTTACCCTTACTAAGTATGATGGTTTTACACCAGATGTAAACAGTGCAGGTACTAGCGCTACACGTAGAGGCTTCGATAGTAATGTTTATCCGCAAAGCAGATCTTTTACATTAGGACTTAGAGCAACATTTTAA
- a CDS encoding FecR family protein: MNIKQAKKLFTKYINDECSIEEIQLLEAFLDSYQDKNNIWTELKMGKENVFKIESWSRIESQINKAQKKKGNLFRPYLKYVAAAVLIGILATSYFIRDKFVNNDIENTTPTIVNTNIIVPGTDKATLTLEDGSQVALGKGSSFQTQNASSNGEEIIYEVAKQNAKEVVYNYLTIPRGGQFFVKLSDGTKVWLNSESQLKFPVSFIDGETRNVELVYGEAYFDVSSSSEHKGSKFKVFNQSQEIEVFGTEFNIKAYKDETNVYTTLVEGKIEVNTSIDKQLLVPNQQSNVDVINNKLSVAVVDINTEISWKNGVFIFKEKPLKNIMKVISRWYDIDVVFVNKELEDIRFKGVLGKDQNIEEILSAIKTLSIIKDYKIKDKTIILK, from the coding sequence ATGAATATAAAACAAGCAAAAAAGCTTTTTACTAAATACATTAATGATGAATGTTCTATTGAAGAAATTCAGTTATTAGAAGCATTTTTAGATTCCTATCAAGATAAAAATAATATTTGGACTGAGTTAAAAATGGGAAAAGAAAACGTGTTCAAAATAGAATCATGGTCAAGAATAGAATCTCAAATTAATAAAGCCCAGAAGAAAAAAGGAAACCTGTTCAGACCTTATTTAAAATATGTAGCAGCGGCAGTTCTTATAGGTATCCTAGCTACCAGCTATTTTATTAGAGATAAATTTGTAAATAATGATATAGAAAACACAACTCCAACAATAGTAAATACTAATATTATAGTACCTGGTACAGACAAGGCTACACTTACCTTAGAAGATGGTTCTCAAGTAGCTTTAGGGAAAGGTTCATCTTTTCAAACACAAAATGCCAGCAGTAATGGAGAGGAAATTATTTATGAAGTAGCGAAACAAAATGCAAAAGAGGTTGTATATAATTATCTAACCATTCCACGAGGTGGTCAGTTTTTTGTAAAACTATCGGATGGTACTAAGGTGTGGCTTAATTCAGAATCGCAATTAAAATTCCCCGTGAGTTTTATTGATGGAGAAACTCGTAATGTTGAATTAGTATATGGAGAAGCATATTTTGATGTGTCATCTAGTTCAGAACACAAAGGGTCAAAATTCAAAGTATTTAACCAATCTCAAGAAATAGAAGTATTCGGAACCGAGTTCAATATAAAAGCATATAAAGATGAGACTAATGTCTATACCACTTTAGTTGAAGGGAAAATAGAAGTTAACACATCAATAGATAAACAATTATTGGTTCCAAATCAGCAGTCAAACGTTGATGTTATAAATAATAAATTATCAGTAGCAGTAGTAGATATAAACACTGAGATTTCTTGGAAAAACGGTGTTTTCATTTTTAAAGAAAAACCATTAAAAAATATAATGAAAGTAATATCTAGATGGTATGATATAGATGTGGTTTTTGTAAATAAAGAACTTGAAGATATTAGATTTAAAGGAGTCTTAGGAAAAGATCAAAACATTGAAGAAATTTTATCAGCAATAAAAACTTTAAGTATAATTAAAGACTATAAAATTAAAGACAAGACAATAATTTTAAAGTAG
- a CDS encoding RagB/SusD family nutrient uptake outer membrane protein, translated as MKINNLIIILLFASFITGCSTDILKEEPTGFIAPSQFFNTEQEVEAALFGVYNFLHNENINDNFWLLIGDLGTDIGVTRSIGRFNTGQFYEMDTPDGRFTTLYRDHYQAIGAANTVVQRVSESDNFTQGFKDEVVGEAKYLRAYYYFKLTLLWGDVPMWLNELNLDEVETLGRTPLEEVRAQIIQDLTDAANSLPPTRDAGNLGRVTTWAAKALLARVYLFGNDWQNALSTANDVILNSGHSLIPSVEDLFDFNNKFNSELIHVIPKLTDIKGSNVHSFSSARGFDEAVLVDFSNGIAAIRPDGEEVLQAGGIGGLFQGWGIYQTIAENYDSYEAGDTRKALWWHDFMLTDGTTITMTGGSSGSGGYYNRKFLAFDETPNNGSRDIPVTRLGEMYLIAAEAENEINGPTAAAYASINEIRRRAFGDNAHDVPAALSKEAFSQAIIDENRFELGGEGLRKWYLIHWGFDALNAAVQFASGSNPTAATNIKSHHVLFRIPEEEIVKNPNLAPNNPGYN; from the coding sequence ATGAAAATAAATAATTTAATAATCATATTATTATTTGCATCATTTATTACGGGATGTAGTACTGATATTTTAAAAGAGGAACCAACAGGATTCATTGCGCCATCACAATTTTTTAATACTGAACAAGAGGTTGAAGCAGCACTGTTTGGAGTGTATAATTTCTTGCATAATGAAAATATAAATGATAATTTTTGGTTACTAATAGGAGATTTAGGTACGGACATAGGGGTTACCAGATCTATAGGTCGATTTAATACGGGACAGTTTTATGAAATGGATACTCCAGACGGTCGATTTACTACCTTATATAGAGATCACTACCAGGCTATTGGGGCAGCAAATACAGTTGTGCAAAGAGTTTCAGAATCTGATAACTTCACACAAGGTTTTAAAGATGAGGTTGTAGGTGAAGCCAAATATTTAAGAGCATATTATTACTTTAAACTCACTTTATTATGGGGTGATGTACCGATGTGGTTAAACGAATTAAATTTAGACGAAGTAGAAACCTTGGGGCGTACACCTCTTGAAGAAGTACGTGCTCAAATAATTCAAGACTTAACTGATGCGGCAAATTCCTTACCCCCAACACGTGATGCTGGAAATTTAGGAAGAGTTACAACATGGGCAGCAAAGGCATTACTTGCCAGAGTTTATCTATTTGGAAATGATTGGCAAAATGCTTTGAGTACTGCTAATGATGTTATTTTAAACTCGGGTCATTCATTAATCCCGAGCGTTGAAGATCTTTTCGATTTTAATAACAAGTTTAACAGCGAACTAATACATGTTATTCCAAAGCTAACGGACATAAAAGGATCTAATGTGCATTCGTTCTCATCAGCACGTGGTTTTGATGAGGCCGTTTTAGTAGATTTTAGTAATGGTATAGCTGCAATAAGACCTGATGGTGAAGAAGTACTACAGGCAGGTGGTATAGGCGGACTCTTTCAAGGTTGGGGCATTTACCAGACCATCGCAGAGAATTATGATAGCTATGAGGCTGGTGATACTCGTAAAGCATTATGGTGGCATGATTTTATGCTAACAGATGGTACCACAATCACAATGACTGGAGGAAGCTCTGGTAGTGGAGGGTATTACAATAGGAAATTTTTAGCATTCGATGAAACACCAAATAACGGTAGTAGAGATATTCCTGTTACACGATTAGGTGAAATGTATTTAATAGCAGCAGAAGCAGAAAACGAAATTAATGGACCAACTGCAGCAGCATATGCATCAATTAATGAAATTAGAAGACGTGCCTTTGGTGATAATGCTCATGATGTACCAGCAGCGCTTTCTAAAGAGGCATTTAGCCAGGCTATAATTGATGAGAACAGATTCGAACTTGGCGGAGAAGGTTTAAGAAAATGGTATTTAATTCACTGGGGGTTTGATGCATTAAATGCAGCTGTTCAGTTTGCCTCTGGGTCTAATCCTACAGCAGCAACCAATATTAAATCGCACCACGTATTATTTAGGATACCAGAAGAAGAGATTGTTAAAAACCCCAATTTGGCGCCTAATAATCCAGGATATAATTAA
- the ftsA gene encoding cell division protein FtsA: MEHNLAVGLDIGTTKIVAMIGRKNEYGKVEILGIGKSKSLGVHRGVVNNITQTIQSIQQAVQEAEVSAEMKIGGVTVGIAGQHIRSLQHSDYITRPNSEHVIDEEDIDRLINQVHKLVMLPGEEIIHVLPQEYKVDGQAEIKEPIGMYGGRLEANFHVVVGQVSSIRNIGRCVQSAGLNLEGITLEPLASANAVLSQEEKEAGVALIDIGGGTTDLAIFRDGIIRHTAVIPFGGNVITEDIKEGCSIIEKQAELLKIKFGSAWPGENKDNEIVSIPGLRGREPKEITLKNLSKIIHARVVEIVEQVYVEIKNYGHEEQKKKLIAGIVLTGGGSQLKHLKQLVEYITGMDTRIGYPNEHLAGDSDDDITSPLYATAVGLVLDGLKRQERKKLEQNEVDLENEEENPIEETKEQPVKERRSFLDKLTERVKDFLDNAE; the protein is encoded by the coding sequence ATGGAGCATAATTTAGCAGTAGGATTAGACATAGGAACCACAAAGATTGTGGCCATGATTGGTCGTAAAAATGAATATGGAAAAGTAGAAATTTTAGGAATAGGTAAATCTAAAAGTTTAGGTGTGCACCGTGGTGTCGTAAATAATATTACGCAAACAATTCAATCTATACAGCAAGCTGTTCAAGAAGCAGAAGTTTCTGCTGAAATGAAAATTGGTGGTGTTACTGTTGGGATTGCCGGACAACATATTAGAAGTTTACAACACAGTGATTATATAACAAGACCCAATTCAGAGCATGTTATAGACGAAGAAGATATTGACAGATTAATAAACCAAGTGCATAAGCTGGTCATGCTTCCCGGAGAAGAAATTATTCATGTATTGCCTCAAGAATATAAAGTAGATGGTCAAGCTGAAATTAAGGAGCCCATAGGGATGTATGGAGGCCGTTTAGAGGCTAATTTTCATGTAGTTGTTGGTCAGGTATCTTCTATTAGAAATATTGGACGTTGTGTGCAAAGTGCTGGTTTAAATTTAGAAGGTATCACATTGGAGCCATTAGCTTCTGCAAATGCAGTTTTAAGTCAAGAAGAAAAAGAAGCTGGTGTCGCCCTTATTGATATTGGGGGAGGAACAACAGATCTAGCCATTTTTAGAGATGGTATCATTCGTCATACTGCAGTGATTCCTTTTGGAGGTAATGTGATTACGGAAGATATAAAAGAAGGTTGCTCTATTATTGAAAAGCAAGCTGAATTATTAAAGATAAAATTTGGTTCTGCGTGGCCAGGAGAAAATAAGGATAATGAAATAGTATCTATACCAGGTTTAAGAGGTAGAGAGCCCAAAGAAATTACATTAAAGAATCTCTCAAAAATAATTCATGCACGTGTTGTCGAAATTGTAGAACAAGTATATGTTGAAATTAAAAATTACGGGCACGAAGAACAAAAGAAAAAGTTAATTGCAGGTATCGTCTTAACGGGCGGTGGTAGTCAGTTAAAACATTTAAAACAATTAGTAGAGTATATAACAGGAATGGATACTAGAATAGGGTATCCCAATGAACATTTAGCGGGAGATAGTGATGATGATATTACAAGTCCGTTGTATGCAACAGCAGTAGGACTGGTTTTAGATGGTTTAAAACGTCAAGAAAGAAAGAAGTTAGAACAAAATGAGGTGGATCTTGAAAATGAAGAAGAAAACCCAATTGAAGAAACTAAAGAGCAACCAGTAAAGGAACGTCGTTCCTTTTTAGATAAGTTAACCGAACGTGTTAAAGATTTTTTAGATAACGCGGAGTAA
- a CDS encoding RNA polymerase sigma-70 factor: MILRSYSDKELLEQIALGNSKAFKELHEMYASKMFLYAFNVIKNKEACEDIIQNIFIDFWSKRKEAKIINIKAYLFRAVKYQIFNYFRDQKFTKEDITRLNIVDLSVNTSKKMEYDELKKAIHDSVNKLPKRCKEIFELSRYQYKSNKEISEDLKISMQAVKNQISKALKFIKKDLQDEEHLFYFICISSNQDHFI, translated from the coding sequence ATGATATTAAGGTCTTATAGCGATAAAGAACTTCTTGAGCAGATTGCACTTGGTAATTCAAAGGCATTTAAGGAACTACATGAAATGTACGCTAGTAAAATGTTTTTGTACGCTTTTAATGTTATAAAAAACAAAGAAGCCTGTGAAGACATCATCCAAAATATCTTTATTGATTTTTGGTCAAAACGAAAAGAGGCGAAAATAATTAATATCAAAGCCTATTTATTTAGAGCAGTAAAATACCAGATATTTAATTATTTTAGAGATCAAAAGTTTACAAAAGAAGATATTACAAGACTGAATATTGTTGATTTATCGGTTAATACTTCCAAAAAAATGGAGTACGATGAACTTAAAAAAGCTATACATGATTCAGTTAATAAATTGCCTAAACGCTGTAAAGAGATTTTCGAATTAAGTAGATATCAATATAAATCGAATAAAGAAATCTCTGAAGATTTAAAAATCTCAATGCAAGCCGTTAAAAATCAAATCTCAAAAGCATTAAAATTTATAAAGAAAGACCTTCAAGATGAAGAACACCTTTTTTATTTCATTTGTATCTCATCAAATCAAGACCATTTTATTTAA